AGAGGTCGCGGGGTGCGGGCGGTGACGGGGGCGCGGCGAGGGCGGCCGTGAGGTTCGGGAACGCCGCCACGTCGATCCCGGCGAAGCCGGCCGGCGGCCCGGCGGACTCCCGGCGGGCGAACAGCGACGTCACCCCGGTCATCATGGCGATCGCCTCGAACTTGGTGACGGTGGACGCCGGCACCGGCCGCAGGATGGCCAGGCAGTGGTCGAACCAGGCCAGGCTCTGCGGGCCGGGGGCGGTCGGCCGGGGCAGGATCTCCACCAGCCACGGATGCCTGCGGTAGAGCGCCAACTGGCGGTGGGCCAGGCGCAGCATCGCGTCGAGCCAGTCACCGCTGCCGTCCGGGTACGGGCGCAACTCCCCCGCCGTCCGGTCGACCATCAGGTCGAGCAGGTCGTCCCGGGAGGACAGGTAACGGTAGAGCGAGCCGGCTCCGGTGTGCAGCGCGGCGGCGACCGCCCGCATCGAGACCGCGCCGATGCCGTCGGCGTCCGCCATCGCGATGGCGGCGGCCACGATCTCGTACCGGGAGTGCGTCGGGGCGGGACCGC
Above is a window of Micromonospora rifamycinica DNA encoding:
- a CDS encoding TetR/AcrR family transcriptional regulator, which produces MSSPDEPGRPQLWSRPARGLRGPAPTHSRYEIVAAAIAMADADGIGAVSMRAVAAALHTGAGSLYRYLSSRDDLLDLMVDRTAGELRPYPDGSGDWLDAMLRLAHRQLALYRRHPWLVEILPRPTAPGPQSLAWFDHCLAILRPVPASTVTKFEAIAMMTGVTSLFARRESAGPPAGFAGIDVAAFPNLTAALAAPPSPPAPRDLFETTVRSVLRGLLVDDAG